From the genome of Lotus japonicus ecotype B-129 chromosome 6, LjGifu_v1.2, one region includes:
- the LOC130723868 gene encoding F-box/kelch-repeat protein At3g23880-like: protein MKKKKKNLAKAKPPPPPLPVADVESPPPPPPPIHVPIPDDVLREILLLLPVKSLVRFTCICKSWKLIIFDLQFVKLHLSRSSANNSAYFAHIQLLSVISNIPPSSFNSHASLSSVPLLFSPQYPKGHFYQPIPNGLCLIGVCNGLVCFAKQKNNDYSVCLWNPATRLWSKMSPPLSRQYLSYTTFGFGYDGVNNTYKVVAVFYYNRSEDIYNEDWRSVVKIYDMGGSCWRNIQSFPYWQRASDYNMGVYNFNRRRFVIWQMKEFGAHESWIKLFNFRFEEDLKPMSPSSFVLSENEEVLLMSRDQLVLYNQRDSTFNVREVGNYRDQLALTYRKVQNYVESLVSPQI from the exons atgaagaaaaaaaagaagaaccTTGCGAAGgcaaaaccaccaccaccaccactccctGTTGCAGATGTGGagtcgccgccgccgccaccaccaccgattCATGTTCCAATTCCTGATGATGTCCTTAGAGAGATTCTGTTATTGCTTCCGGTAAAATCCCTCGTACGGTTCACTTGCATATGCAAGTCATGGAAGCTCATCATCTTTGATCTCCAGTTCGTGAAACTTCACCTTAGTCGATCTTCGGCTAACAACAGTGCATATTTCGCGCACATCCAATTACTGTCCGTGATCAGCAATATCCCCCCCAGTTCCTTCAATTCACATGCCTCGCTTTCCTCAGTTCCTTTGTTATTCTCACCTCAATACCCAAAGGGTCATTTCTACCAACCAATACCGAACGGTTTATGTTTAATTGGAGTATGCAACGGCTTGGTCTGTTTCGCAAAACAGAAAAACAATGACTATTCGGTATGTTTGTGGAACCCAGCTACCAGGTTATGGTCTAAAATGTCACCACCATTGTCACGTCAATACTTGTCATATACAACTTTTGGGTTTGGATATGATGGTGTGAATAACACTTATAAGGTGGTGGCGGTTTTTTACTATAACCGTAGCGAGGACATTTACAACGAGGACTGGCGAAGTGTGGTAAAAATTTACGACATGGGTGGTAGTTGTTGGAGAAATATTCAATCTTTCCCTTATTGGCAACGTGCGTCAGATTATAATATGGGAGTTTAT AACTTCAACCGTAGAAGGTTTGTGATTTGGCAAATGAAAGAGTTTGGAGCTCACGAGTCCTGGATTAAGCTATTCAACTTTCGTTTtgaagaagatctgaagccgaTGTCTCCTTCAAGTTTCGTCTTGTCTGAAAATGAGGAGGTCTTGTTGATGTCAAGGGATCAACTAGTTCTATATAACCAAAGAGATAGTACATTCAATGTACGTGAAGTTGGTAACTATAGGGATCAACTTGCCCTTACTTATCGGAAGGTTCAAAATTATGTTGAAAGTTTAGTTTCACCCCAAATATAG
- the LOC130725631 gene encoding F-box/kelch-repeat protein At3g06240-like: MSPPIPLPTGKYPYRTFGFGYDALNDTYKVVFYGKNHSDEGMHVYRMGESSWRSMQSFPDLARESLWQVRRRDQNGVYLNGTLNWIFPLNTEIVEMVIVSIDLATEELSQMSLPFFDHCTELILGTLKDSLCVLHNNHHTRFVIWQMKEFGTHQSWTKLFNFDFKENRNNMRASFEPVGFVLSGNHEILLTSNYRHVLYNKRDNTFRFTSDGVDKCHESVQNYVESLVSPR; this comes from the coding sequence ATGTCACCACCAATACCACTGCCCACAGGGAAATACCCTTATAGAACTTTTGGGTTTGGATATGACGCTTTAAATGACACTTATAAAGTGGTTTTTTACGGGAAGAACCATAGCGACGAGGGCATGCATGTTTACCGCATGGGTGAAAGTAGTTGGAGAAGTATGCAATCTTTCCCTGACCTGGCACGCGAAAGTTTGTGGCAAGTAAGACGGAGAGATCAAAATGGAGTTTATTTGAATGGCACACTTAACTGGATATTTCCATTAAACACTGAGATTGTTGAGATGGTCATTGTTTCTATCGATTTGGCGACAGAAGAGTTGTCACAAATGTCACTGCCATTTTTTGATCATTGCACTGAATTGATTCTCGGGACTCTGAAGGACTCATTGTGTGTTTTGCATAACAATCACCATACAAGGTTTGTGATTTGGCAAATGAAGGAGTTTGGAACTCACCAGTCTTGGACTAAGCTATTCAACTTTGATTTTAAAGAAAACCGTAACAACATGCGTGCTTCATTTGAACCTGTTGGGTTCGTCTTGTCTGGAAATCATGAGATCTTGTTGACATCAAACTACCGACATGTTCTATATAACAAGAGAGATAATACATTTAGATTTACTAGTGACGGAGTTGATAAATGCCATGAGAGTGTCCAAAACTATGTTGAAAGCTTAGTTTCACCTCGTTAA
- the LOC130722296 gene encoding YTH domain-containing protein ECT4-like isoform X1 — METYNVPETRNPDAFLVEGADINSHFPSPNLEQTEVMINEGTSEFVVDQNMYYPAATNYGYYCTGFESPGEWEDQNRIFGVDGPDIQYSGAQNESLPYVYYSYGYAQSPYNPYNPYIPGAGIGVDGTYGGEQQYYTLPNYQTAVSSPGYGPFVQPEFFPDSSANSLNGASASVSKPDGRGFKPKFNSASGNFSRSSSKNLSNQTSYLARASEGPRAHDGRKQDLTHASVSGSSFQNLASSAINQTAVSKPRPKAQINKVSSDENGSSDILSEQNRGPRISRSKHQLCVKAYTTKAGDGNEQGNIIICPDQYNKEDFPLDYKNAKFFVIKSYSEDDVHKSIKYNVWSSTPHGNKKLENAFEDAKKIAAEKSGICPIFLFFSVNASGQFCGVAEMTGPVDFNKDMDFWQQDKWSGSFPVKWHILKDVPNGNFRHIILENNENKPVTNSRDTQEIMYWKGLEMLKIFKNHTLRTSLLDDFMYYENRQKILQDEKAKYLTKSFESPLYIPALETPRKLNFMVDMPSGHDEKNSKLTDDFESAKQNSVSTPEQIVSNSDATSTKPVDVQTEKSAANKNDISSILKIGSVTITPKAVETKQSGKEPFDFLTVGSMQVKVNGLAASSGLLKVGSIPLDAKALQQEKVDAAVKRESLP, encoded by the exons ATGGAAACGTATAATGTTCCTGAAACTAGAAACCCGGATGCTTTCTTG GTTGAAGGTGCTGATATAAACTCACACTTCCCAAGCCCAAATCTCGAGCAAACTGAAGTCATGATTAACGAAGGAACCTCTGAGTTTGTTGTTGACCAGAACATGTATTACCCTGCTGCCACCAATTATGGTTATTACTGTACAG GATTTGAATCACCCGGGGAATGGGAGGACCAGAATAGGATTTTTGGTGTAGATGGTCCGGATATTCAGTACTCG GGTGCACAAAATGAAAGTTTGCCATATGTATATTATAGCTATGGATATGCACAGTCTCCATACAATCCATATAATCCTTACATTCCCGGTGCTGGGATAGGAGTTGATGGCACATATGGTGGGGAACAACAATATTACACCCTCCCCAATTATCAAACCGCTGTTTCTTCACCTGGTTATGGTCCCTTTGTTCAACCAGAATTTTTTCCCGATAGttctgcaaactccttgaatgGAGCCAGTGCTTCTGTCAGTAAACCTGATGGAAGAGGTTTTAAACCAAAGTTCAATTCAGCTTCTGGTAACTTTTCTAGGAGCTCTTCAAAAAATTTATCAAATCAGACGAGTTACTTGGCCAGGGCATCAGAAGGGCCAAGAGCTCATGATGGTAGGAAGCAAGATCTGACACATGCTAGTGTTTCTGGGagtagttttcaaaatttagcTTCATCAGCCATCAATCAG ACTGCAGTCAGTAAACCTAGGCCGAAGGCTCAGATCAACAAAGTATCAAGCGATGAAAATGGAAGCTCTGATATATTAAGCGAGCAAAATCGAGGCCCTAGAATTAGTAGATCAAAACATCAGCTCTGTGTGAAAGCTTATACAACTAAGGCCGGAGATGGTAATGAGCAAGGGAACATAATCATTTGTCCTGATCAATATAACAAGGAGGATTTTCCTCTTGACTACAAAAATGCAAAGTTTTTCGTTATAAAATCATACAGTGAGGATGATGTGCACAAAAGCATTAAATATAATGTTTGGTCATCTACACCTCATGGAAACAAGAAGCTAGAAAATGCTTTTGAGGATGCAAAGAAAATAGCTGCTGAAAAATCTGGAATCTGCCCTATCTTCCTATTTTTTTCG GTTAATGCAAGTGGTCAATTCTGTGGAGTTGCGGAAATGACTGGTCCAGTTGACTTTAATAAGGATATGGACTTTTGGCAGCAGGATAAATGGAGTGGCAGCTTTCCAGTAAAGTGGCATATCCTAAAAGATGTACCAAATGGAAATTTCAGGCACATTATTCTAGAGAACAATGAAAACAAGCCAGTGACTAATAGCCGAGATACACAGGAG ATAATGTATTGGAAAGGATTGGAAATgctgaaaattttcaaaaatcatACTTTGAGGACATCTTTGCTTGATGATTTTATGTACTATGAAAACCGTCAGAAGATCCTGCAGGATGAGAAAGCCAAGTATCTAACCAAGAGTTTTGAAAGTCCATTGTATATACCAGCATTGGAAACTCCTCGAAAGCTGAATTTTATGGTTGATATGCCTTCAGGACACGATGAGAAGAATTCCAAGCTTACGGATGATTTTGAAAGTGCGAAACAGAATTCAGTTTCAACTCCTGAGCAGATTGTTAGTAATTCTGATGCCACAAGCACCAAGCCTGTGGATGTGCAGACTGAGAAATCTGCAGCTAATAAAAACGATATTTCCTCCATCTTAAAGATTGGTTCAGTCACTATTACCCCTAAAGCGGTTGAGACTAAACAGTCTGGTAAAGAACCATTTGATTTTCTTACAGTTGGCTCAATGCAAGTCAAAGTTAATGGGCTTGCTGCATCTTCTGGTCTCTTGAAGGTTGGCAGTATCCCACTTGATGCAAAAGCATTACAGCAGGAAAAAGTAGATGCTGCTGTTAAACGTGAATCTCTACCTTAA
- the LOC130722296 gene encoding YTH domain-containing protein ECT2-like isoform X2: protein MINEGTSEFVVDQNMYYPAATNYGYYCTGFESPGEWEDQNRIFGVDGPDIQYSGAQNESLPYVYYSYGYAQSPYNPYNPYIPGAGIGVDGTYGGEQQYYTLPNYQTAVSSPGYGPFVQPEFFPDSSANSLNGASASVSKPDGRGFKPKFNSASGNFSRSSSKNLSNQTSYLARASEGPRAHDGRKQDLTHASVSGSSFQNLASSAINQTAVSKPRPKAQINKVSSDENGSSDILSEQNRGPRISRSKHQLCVKAYTTKAGDGNEQGNIIICPDQYNKEDFPLDYKNAKFFVIKSYSEDDVHKSIKYNVWSSTPHGNKKLENAFEDAKKIAAEKSGICPIFLFFSVNASGQFCGVAEMTGPVDFNKDMDFWQQDKWSGSFPVKWHILKDVPNGNFRHIILENNENKPVTNSRDTQEIMYWKGLEMLKIFKNHTLRTSLLDDFMYYENRQKILQDEKAKYLTKSFESPLYIPALETPRKLNFMVDMPSGHDEKNSKLTDDFESAKQNSVSTPEQIVSNSDATSTKPVDVQTEKSAANKNDISSILKIGSVTITPKAVETKQSGKEPFDFLTVGSMQVKVNGLAASSGLLKVGSIPLDAKALQQEKVDAAVKRESLP, encoded by the exons ATGATTAACGAAGGAACCTCTGAGTTTGTTGTTGACCAGAACATGTATTACCCTGCTGCCACCAATTATGGTTATTACTGTACAG GATTTGAATCACCCGGGGAATGGGAGGACCAGAATAGGATTTTTGGTGTAGATGGTCCGGATATTCAGTACTCG GGTGCACAAAATGAAAGTTTGCCATATGTATATTATAGCTATGGATATGCACAGTCTCCATACAATCCATATAATCCTTACATTCCCGGTGCTGGGATAGGAGTTGATGGCACATATGGTGGGGAACAACAATATTACACCCTCCCCAATTATCAAACCGCTGTTTCTTCACCTGGTTATGGTCCCTTTGTTCAACCAGAATTTTTTCCCGATAGttctgcaaactccttgaatgGAGCCAGTGCTTCTGTCAGTAAACCTGATGGAAGAGGTTTTAAACCAAAGTTCAATTCAGCTTCTGGTAACTTTTCTAGGAGCTCTTCAAAAAATTTATCAAATCAGACGAGTTACTTGGCCAGGGCATCAGAAGGGCCAAGAGCTCATGATGGTAGGAAGCAAGATCTGACACATGCTAGTGTTTCTGGGagtagttttcaaaatttagcTTCATCAGCCATCAATCAG ACTGCAGTCAGTAAACCTAGGCCGAAGGCTCAGATCAACAAAGTATCAAGCGATGAAAATGGAAGCTCTGATATATTAAGCGAGCAAAATCGAGGCCCTAGAATTAGTAGATCAAAACATCAGCTCTGTGTGAAAGCTTATACAACTAAGGCCGGAGATGGTAATGAGCAAGGGAACATAATCATTTGTCCTGATCAATATAACAAGGAGGATTTTCCTCTTGACTACAAAAATGCAAAGTTTTTCGTTATAAAATCATACAGTGAGGATGATGTGCACAAAAGCATTAAATATAATGTTTGGTCATCTACACCTCATGGAAACAAGAAGCTAGAAAATGCTTTTGAGGATGCAAAGAAAATAGCTGCTGAAAAATCTGGAATCTGCCCTATCTTCCTATTTTTTTCG GTTAATGCAAGTGGTCAATTCTGTGGAGTTGCGGAAATGACTGGTCCAGTTGACTTTAATAAGGATATGGACTTTTGGCAGCAGGATAAATGGAGTGGCAGCTTTCCAGTAAAGTGGCATATCCTAAAAGATGTACCAAATGGAAATTTCAGGCACATTATTCTAGAGAACAATGAAAACAAGCCAGTGACTAATAGCCGAGATACACAGGAG ATAATGTATTGGAAAGGATTGGAAATgctgaaaattttcaaaaatcatACTTTGAGGACATCTTTGCTTGATGATTTTATGTACTATGAAAACCGTCAGAAGATCCTGCAGGATGAGAAAGCCAAGTATCTAACCAAGAGTTTTGAAAGTCCATTGTATATACCAGCATTGGAAACTCCTCGAAAGCTGAATTTTATGGTTGATATGCCTTCAGGACACGATGAGAAGAATTCCAAGCTTACGGATGATTTTGAAAGTGCGAAACAGAATTCAGTTTCAACTCCTGAGCAGATTGTTAGTAATTCTGATGCCACAAGCACCAAGCCTGTGGATGTGCAGACTGAGAAATCTGCAGCTAATAAAAACGATATTTCCTCCATCTTAAAGATTGGTTCAGTCACTATTACCCCTAAAGCGGTTGAGACTAAACAGTCTGGTAAAGAACCATTTGATTTTCTTACAGTTGGCTCAATGCAAGTCAAAGTTAATGGGCTTGCTGCATCTTCTGGTCTCTTGAAGGTTGGCAGTATCCCACTTGATGCAAAAGCATTACAGCAGGAAAAAGTAGATGCTGCTGTTAAACGTGAATCTCTACCTTAA